Proteins encoded within one genomic window of Pseudalkalibacillus sp. SCS-8:
- a CDS encoding FAD-dependent oxidoreductase: MGQKELEADVVIIGGGLGGCSSALAALQAGKKVIMTEVTPWIGGQMTSQAVPPDEHPWIETFGSTRTYRELRNRIRGYYERNFPIRNQNRKTPFNPGQAIVSNISHEPKVALHVLYEMLNPFIHNGQLTLMTECRIVKAETIHDRITAVTVASVRHDSRYVLTGDYFIDATEMGDVLPLAGVEYVTGAESKEETGEPHAVDGPPQPQNMQAFTYCYAMDYFDGEDHTIDKPSKYEFWRQYKADFWPDHQLSWSGIHPPTMNPITYTLFEQEGMFSLWKYRRIIDRSQFEDGFYKSDITLVNWPANDYWLGSIIDVSDEERVKHLEDAKQLSLSLLYWMQTEAPRPDGGYGYPGLRLRKDVVGTEDGLAMYPYIRESRRIRSAFTILEQHISAEVEGKQCATEFEDTVGIGCYRLDLHPSTGGDNYIDHYAYPFQIPLGSLIPIRMENLIPACKNIGTTHITNGCYRLHPVEWGIGEAVGHLASYCIDQGVQPKGIRQMSKHLEQFQKELIARGVELTWPKISAV; this comes from the coding sequence ATGGGACAGAAAGAGCTTGAAGCGGATGTGGTTATTATCGGTGGGGGCTTAGGAGGATGTTCCTCGGCTTTAGCGGCCCTACAGGCTGGAAAAAAGGTTATCATGACAGAGGTAACCCCTTGGATCGGGGGACAGATGACGAGTCAGGCAGTACCACCTGATGAACATCCATGGATCGAGACATTCGGATCGACAAGAACGTATCGAGAGCTCCGGAATCGAATCAGAGGGTATTACGAACGGAACTTTCCAATTCGGAATCAAAATCGGAAGACCCCTTTTAACCCTGGACAGGCGATTGTCAGTAATATCAGCCATGAGCCGAAAGTTGCACTCCACGTTTTATATGAAATGCTGAATCCGTTCATCCATAATGGTCAACTAACATTGATGACGGAATGCAGAATTGTAAAAGCAGAAACGATTCATGATCGGATCACTGCTGTAACCGTTGCGTCTGTACGTCATGATTCACGGTATGTTTTGACAGGTGACTATTTCATTGATGCGACAGAGATGGGGGATGTTTTGCCTTTAGCTGGGGTTGAGTATGTCACCGGAGCAGAATCGAAGGAAGAAACAGGAGAACCCCATGCGGTGGATGGACCACCACAGCCTCAGAATATGCAGGCCTTTACATATTGTTATGCGATGGACTACTTCGATGGAGAAGATCATACGATTGATAAGCCATCCAAGTATGAGTTTTGGAGGCAATATAAGGCGGATTTCTGGCCCGATCATCAGCTTAGCTGGAGCGGCATCCATCCGCCTACGATGAACCCGATTACATACACTCTCTTTGAACAAGAAGGGATGTTTTCGTTATGGAAATATCGACGGATCATTGATCGAAGTCAGTTTGAGGACGGATTTTATAAGAGTGACATTACGCTCGTCAATTGGCCTGCCAACGATTACTGGCTAGGCTCGATTATTGATGTGAGTGACGAAGAGAGAGTAAAGCACCTGGAGGACGCCAAACAGCTAAGCCTTTCCTTATTGTATTGGATGCAGACGGAAGCACCACGACCCGACGGGGGCTATGGTTATCCTGGTTTAAGATTGAGGAAAGATGTTGTTGGTACAGAGGATGGGTTGGCTATGTATCCCTATATTCGTGAATCGAGACGAATCAGGTCAGCGTTCACGATTCTGGAGCAACACATCTCTGCAGAGGTGGAAGGAAAGCAGTGTGCGACGGAATTTGAAGACACTGTCGGAATTGGCTGCTATCGGTTGGATCTTCACCCTTCTACAGGTGGTGACAATTACATCGACCATTACGCTTATCCTTTCCAAATTCCGTTGGGAAGTCTGATTCCGATTCGGATGGAAAATCTGATTCCAGCCTGTAAAAACATTGGAACGACCCACATTACGAATGGGTGTTATCGCCTTCATCCAGTTGAGTGGGGAATAGGAGAGGCAGTAGGTCATCTGGCTTCCTACTGTATTGATCAGGGTGTGCAGCCAAAAGGCATTCGGCAGATGAGCAAGCATCTGGAACAGTTCCAGAAGGAATTGATTGCGCGAGGAGTGGAATTAACCTGGCCCAAAATCTCAGCCGTCTAA
- the nagA gene encoding N-acetylglucosamine-6-phosphate deacetylase has translation MFTPKRNGGQLPFLVHEGKLVMGDEKTFYRLEGEGGYIIPGMIDTHIHGLEGCDFMDGDLVHYEFIAENLLKYGVTGFLATTRAESMEQLQVILRQLVHFYDRNQMNKKAARMIGIHLEGPWLNRTYKGAQKAEHLIAPLMKDAEAIYDITGDRLKLVTLAPEMSGIEPFIDFFRKRNIRISAGHTAATYDEFNHAIQRGVNRTTHSFNAMGGIHHRKPGVMEAAILNDRVYCEVIADGLHVHPEIVKWLITQKGKNRWVAISDASAAAGLPDGTYKMAGKTLVKEGRSVKLEGQNTLSGSAITLLDALHFLHKELQLDLGFVLHGLSMNPCDSLGIPNKGRFKNGYDADYVLLNHDLNVRSTYLEGELVYKKEVK, from the coding sequence ATGTTTACACCAAAAAGAAACGGTGGCCAGCTCCCTTTTTTGGTTCACGAAGGAAAGCTGGTGATGGGGGATGAAAAGACCTTTTACAGGTTAGAAGGGGAGGGTGGGTATATCATTCCAGGTATGATTGATACTCATATCCATGGGCTGGAGGGTTGTGATTTCATGGACGGGGATCTTGTTCATTATGAGTTCATTGCCGAAAACCTATTAAAATACGGAGTAACAGGTTTCCTTGCGACGACAAGGGCGGAATCGATGGAACAGCTCCAGGTCATTTTACGGCAGCTTGTTCATTTTTATGATCGGAATCAAATGAATAAAAAAGCGGCCAGGATGATTGGTATTCATTTAGAAGGTCCCTGGCTGAATAGAACATACAAAGGTGCTCAGAAAGCAGAACATCTCATCGCTCCCTTAATGAAAGATGCTGAAGCCATTTATGATATAACAGGTGATCGGTTGAAGCTTGTAACGCTTGCTCCTGAAATGAGCGGGATTGAACCGTTTATTGATTTTTTCAGAAAACGGAATATCCGTATTTCTGCTGGTCATACAGCTGCTACGTATGACGAGTTCAATCATGCGATACAGAGGGGAGTGAATCGCACGACGCACAGCTTTAACGCAATGGGTGGCATTCACCACCGGAAGCCGGGAGTAATGGAAGCTGCGATACTGAATGACAGGGTGTACTGTGAGGTGATTGCTGATGGGCTTCATGTTCACCCTGAGATTGTTAAATGGTTGATTACGCAAAAAGGGAAGAACCGGTGGGTGGCCATATCGGATGCCAGCGCAGCTGCAGGTTTGCCAGATGGCACCTATAAAATGGCTGGGAAGACACTCGTCAAAGAGGGACGATCTGTGAAATTAGAGGGTCAAAACACGCTGTCGGGCAGTGCGATTACCTTACTTGATGCGCTTCACTTTTTGCATAAAGAACTCCAGCTTGATTTGGGATTTGTTTTACACGGGTTAAGTATGAATCCGTGTGACTCGCTTGGCATCCCAAACAAAGGACGGTTTAAAAATGGGTATGATGCGGATTATGTCCTGTTGAATCACGATTTGAATGTACGATCGACTTATTTGGAAGGAGAACTTGTTTATAAAAAGGAGGTTAAATAA
- a CDS encoding Gfo/Idh/MocA family oxidoreductase: MKFGIMSFAHMHAYSYADCLNQMPGVHLSGISDDDPARGEEAARKYDVPYYESDGALLATDVDAVIICSENVRHKEMVLQAAEANKHILCEKPIATSTDDAWEMIEACKKAGVKLMTAFPVRYSTPIQKLKTYVEEGHLGTILSMRTTNRGQNPGGWFIETEKSGGGAVLDHTVHMIDIMRWLMNSDVSKVYAEVDTLFTDKPIDDCGLMTLAFENGVLASHDPSWSKNPAYPTWGDATIEVVGTKGRAYADAFGETLHFYSSKDEAYRHVLFGKDMDYGLLEDFVKCVKEDLEPSVTGLDGLRAMEVALAAYESGRSHQEITIR; this comes from the coding sequence ATGAAATTCGGCATAATGAGTTTTGCCCATATGCATGCCTACAGTTATGCGGATTGTCTGAATCAAATGCCCGGTGTTCACCTGTCTGGGATTTCAGATGACGATCCGGCACGAGGAGAAGAAGCGGCCAGAAAATACGATGTTCCATATTACGAATCTGACGGTGCTTTGCTGGCGACCGATGTGGATGCCGTCATCATTTGCAGCGAAAATGTACGTCACAAAGAGATGGTCCTCCAAGCGGCAGAGGCAAACAAACACATTTTATGTGAAAAACCGATCGCAACCTCTACTGATGACGCCTGGGAGATGATCGAGGCATGTAAAAAAGCAGGAGTGAAATTGATGACAGCCTTTCCTGTTCGCTATAGCACACCGATTCAAAAGCTTAAGACGTATGTAGAGGAAGGGCATTTAGGTACAATTCTTTCCATGCGAACGACGAACCGTGGTCAAAATCCTGGCGGGTGGTTCATAGAAACGGAGAAGTCAGGTGGTGGAGCTGTTCTTGATCATACTGTCCACATGATCGATATTATGCGCTGGTTGATGAACAGTGATGTAAGCAAGGTTTATGCGGAGGTGGACACCTTGTTCACGGATAAACCGATTGATGATTGTGGCTTGATGACCCTTGCGTTTGAAAACGGGGTACTCGCTAGTCATGATCCCAGCTGGTCGAAAAATCCCGCCTATCCGACCTGGGGAGATGCAACGATTGAAGTTGTGGGTACGAAAGGCAGAGCGTATGCAGATGCATTCGGGGAAACGTTACACTTTTATTCTTCCAAGGACGAAGCTTACCGTCATGTTCTGTTCGGAAAGGATATGGATTATGGTTTGCTTGAGGATTTCGTGAAATGTGTCAAAGAGGACCTGGAACCATCGGTCACTGGTCTAGATGGACTGAGGGCGATGGAAGTAGCACTGGCTGCCTACGAGTCAGGACGCTCACATCAAGAAATTACAATTAGATAA
- a CDS encoding sugar phosphate isomerase/epimerase family protein has protein sequence MKTSVSMYSLNQYIRNHGWGIYEFIDYAKEIGADGVELLDVYWTNKDEEIDGVLAYLKTKNLPVSAYDVSNNFVKPTAAERKTEVDRVIEGIYTAKKLGTNIVRVFCGDLMDGITYDEGRAWIIEGFKACLAIAEQEQVYLAIENHGLFAGKAEQVKSMIDEIDSDFLKSTLDTGNFLLVQEDPYLSTKRLKSDVVHVHFKDFRKVETDFQGQSFKALNGDRYLGTVAGEGMINLENIISELKSVQYDGWYSIEYEGHEDSKECVKRSIEKLVSLAKG, from the coding sequence ATGAAAACGAGTGTGAGTATGTACAGTCTCAATCAATATATCCGCAACCACGGTTGGGGAATATACGAGTTCATCGATTACGCGAAGGAAATCGGTGCAGATGGCGTAGAATTGCTCGATGTTTATTGGACGAACAAGGATGAAGAAATAGACGGTGTTTTAGCATATTTGAAAACGAAAAATCTTCCGGTCTCCGCTTATGACGTGTCCAACAATTTTGTAAAGCCAACCGCAGCGGAAAGGAAAACGGAAGTGGATCGGGTCATAGAAGGAATCTACACTGCCAAAAAGCTTGGTACAAATATCGTGCGTGTCTTTTGCGGCGATCTTATGGATGGCATTACGTATGACGAAGGACGTGCATGGATCATTGAAGGGTTCAAAGCGTGCTTGGCTATCGCTGAACAGGAACAGGTCTACCTCGCAATTGAAAACCATGGACTCTTTGCAGGGAAGGCTGAGCAAGTGAAAAGCATGATTGATGAGATTGACTCGGACTTTTTGAAAAGCACATTGGATACCGGTAATTTCCTGCTCGTACAGGAAGATCCTTATTTGTCTACGAAGAGATTGAAGTCCGATGTTGTCCATGTCCATTTCAAAGACTTTCGCAAGGTGGAGACGGATTTTCAAGGGCAATCCTTCAAGGCACTGAATGGTGACCGGTATCTCGGAACAGTCGCTGGAGAAGGGATGATCAATCTCGAAAACATCATTTCTGAGTTAAAAAGCGTCCAGTATGATGGCTGGTATTCCATTGAATATGAAGGACATGAAGATTCAAAAGAATGCGTAAAGAGATCGATCGAAAAGCTTGTCAGTCTGGCAAAAGGATAA
- a CDS encoding Gfo/Idh/MocA family oxidoreductase gives MKVGVIGAGNIAEFHLQGYQLLKDVEIFAVCDLNRERAKQKAERYGAAHAFEDYKDLLALDEIEAVSICTWNDTHSEIAIAALDAGKHVLVEKPLCMSMEEASRIREAVERNNQIFQVGFVRRHGVNARILKEFIDKGELGDIYYAKTSCIRRLGNPGGWFADKKRSGGGPLIDLGVHMIDLCWYMMGRPKVQAVVGNTYNRLGNRSNVQNLDFYKAADYDPDINSVEDMANGLIRFENGASLAVDVSFTLHSKQDELNAKLYGTSGGAELEPELQIITEKHNTILNATPQIDTLTFDFDKGFHREIEHFIRSCHGLEEPISPVEDGVEVMKMLHGIYESADKKREITFREESQMRK, from the coding sequence ATGAAAGTCGGTGTAATCGGAGCTGGAAACATAGCGGAGTTCCATCTACAAGGCTACCAGCTTTTGAAAGATGTAGAGATCTTCGCGGTTTGTGATTTGAATCGAGAAAGAGCCAAACAGAAGGCTGAGCGATATGGAGCGGCACATGCATTTGAAGATTACAAGGATTTGTTGGCCCTGGACGAAATTGAAGCAGTGAGCATCTGTACGTGGAATGACACCCATTCAGAAATCGCGATCGCTGCTCTTGACGCTGGGAAGCATGTGCTCGTAGAGAAACCGTTATGCATGTCGATGGAAGAGGCTTCACGTATCCGTGAGGCGGTCGAGCGGAACAATCAGATCTTCCAGGTCGGGTTTGTCCGTCGTCATGGTGTGAATGCGAGGATTTTGAAGGAATTCATTGATAAGGGTGAGCTGGGTGACATCTATTATGCGAAAACCTCCTGTATCCGCAGGCTCGGTAATCCAGGTGGGTGGTTTGCTGACAAAAAGCGCTCAGGAGGGGGACCGCTGATTGATCTAGGTGTCCATATGATTGACCTTTGCTGGTATATGATGGGGCGCCCAAAGGTCCAAGCGGTCGTCGGGAACACCTATAACCGTCTAGGGAATCGCTCCAACGTTCAAAATCTTGACTTCTATAAAGCAGCGGATTATGACCCTGATATTAATTCAGTCGAGGATATGGCGAATGGACTCATTCGTTTTGAAAACGGCGCCTCCCTCGCCGTTGATGTGAGCTTTACTCTTCACTCGAAGCAAGATGAGTTGAATGCGAAGCTGTATGGAACGTCAGGTGGTGCAGAGCTGGAGCCGGAATTACAGATCATCACTGAAAAGCATAATACGATTTTGAACGCGACGCCACAAATCGATACGTTGACATTTGACTTTGATAAAGGATTCCACCGGGAAATCGAGCATTTCATCCGAAGCTGTCATGGACTGGAGGAGCCGATCAGTCCAGTCGAAGACGGTGTGGAAGTGATGAAGATGCTACACGGAATTTATGAATCTGCTGACAAGAAAAGAGAAATCACCTTTCGTGAAGAATCCCAAATGAGAAAATGA
- a CDS encoding Gfo/Idh/MocA family oxidoreductase, whose translation MEPIRVAVIGAGAIAQVGHLPYYQQHPDVVISCIVDPNEARALEMARLFEVEKTYDSVSTMLASEKIDAASICTPNVTHLSIARMLLEKDVHILVEKPLGIGLKEAEQVVKLAAERSRVCMVAMSLRFRNDVQLMKQLIEKGNLGDIYYAKARYMRRRGTPAGWFTDSSLSGGGAMMDIGVHILDLAWWLLGMPKPTTISGYKTRGLGNYQTQMTREGWTSAVKDKRVVHDVEDFGSAFIRFDNRCALSLETAWAMQGKEEEGFKLDIYGTKGGLSVHPLCFYHEMDDLLMESYPKFEMNDPLNDQIDHFIQSIKSGENPLSDGTQGLNVLRMLDWIDQSNQSGKEITC comes from the coding sequence GTGGAGCCGATCCGAGTAGCTGTCATAGGTGCAGGTGCCATCGCACAAGTAGGGCACCTTCCCTATTATCAGCAGCATCCTGATGTTGTAATCAGCTGTATTGTGGATCCGAATGAAGCGAGGGCACTTGAAATGGCGCGTCTGTTTGAAGTGGAGAAGACGTATGACAGTGTCTCGACCATGCTTGCTTCAGAAAAGATTGATGCCGCAAGCATTTGTACACCGAATGTCACCCATCTCTCCATTGCAAGGATGCTGCTGGAAAAAGATGTACACATTTTAGTTGAAAAGCCTTTAGGTATTGGGTTGAAGGAAGCTGAACAGGTCGTGAAGCTTGCAGCCGAACGTTCACGGGTATGCATGGTCGCGATGTCACTTCGTTTCCGTAATGATGTCCAACTGATGAAACAGCTCATCGAAAAAGGGAATCTAGGTGACATCTATTACGCAAAAGCTCGCTATATGAGAAGGAGAGGAACACCCGCCGGTTGGTTCACCGATTCGTCTCTTTCCGGAGGCGGGGCGATGATGGATATTGGTGTCCATATCCTAGATCTAGCGTGGTGGCTGCTCGGTATGCCCAAACCTACAACGATATCAGGCTATAAAACGCGTGGGCTAGGAAACTACCAAACCCAAATGACACGTGAAGGGTGGACCTCCGCCGTTAAGGATAAGAGAGTCGTCCACGATGTTGAGGATTTTGGTAGTGCGTTCATTCGGTTTGACAATCGTTGTGCATTGTCGCTGGAAACAGCGTGGGCTATGCAAGGGAAGGAAGAGGAAGGGTTCAAGCTCGACATTTATGGAACGAAAGGCGGCCTCTCGGTACATCCACTCTGCTTTTATCACGAGATGGATGATCTTCTTATGGAATCGTATCCAAAGTTCGAGATGAATGACCCCCTTAACGATCAAATCGATCATTTCATCCAATCTATCAAAAGCGGGGAAAATCCACTGTCAGATGGCACCCAAGGATTGAATGTTTTGAGAATGCTGGATTGGATCGATCAGTCCAATCAATCTGGTAAAGAAATCACTTGCTAA
- a CDS encoding zinc-binding alcohol dehydrogenase: MLNQVVTAKDRNVELIEMDVPKIEKGHLLLETEYSAISPGTECLLIRSSDQGLRHLGYSAVGKVIEVSPDMTGFSVGDRVACYGAPYVKHANYLLVPKNLCAKVPDEVDPKSAALAGLGAIAIHALRQSDIRFGESVFVAGLGVLGQIIAQIGNAAAYQVCGFDVLEQRSRMLHQFTAIPTFHEQKDLTSFIQWMTDGRGVDHAILCANGKDTSLIDESLDLLCDRGVVNIVGDLDLNFSREKMFAKEARMLISRAGGPGRYDMSYEKGGVDYPYGYVRWTEGRNMAEYLRLVKNLRIDMSPYTTDVVCLKDLSEAYKEIQEKRSFSLTKLIQF; encoded by the coding sequence ATGTTGAATCAAGTGGTTACCGCAAAGGATCGTAATGTTGAATTGATCGAAATGGACGTCCCGAAAATCGAAAAAGGTCATCTCCTGCTTGAAACGGAGTATTCCGCAATCAGTCCTGGAACAGAATGCTTGCTCATCAGAAGTAGTGACCAGGGTTTACGACACCTCGGTTATAGTGCGGTCGGTAAAGTGATTGAAGTGAGTCCGGACATGACAGGGTTCAGTGTAGGAGACCGTGTTGCCTGTTATGGGGCACCTTATGTCAAACATGCCAACTATTTACTTGTTCCGAAAAACTTGTGTGCCAAGGTTCCTGATGAGGTGGATCCAAAATCAGCGGCATTGGCTGGTTTAGGTGCAATCGCGATACACGCCTTGCGCCAATCGGATATCCGGTTCGGCGAATCGGTTTTTGTTGCTGGATTAGGTGTTCTCGGTCAAATCATCGCACAAATCGGCAATGCTGCAGCATACCAAGTATGTGGTTTTGATGTATTGGAACAGCGTAGCCGAATGCTGCATCAATTTACGGCGATACCGACGTTTCATGAGCAGAAAGACCTCACTTCTTTTATTCAATGGATGACCGATGGGAGAGGCGTCGATCACGCTATTTTATGTGCAAACGGAAAAGACACCTCATTAATCGATGAGAGCTTGGATCTCCTCTGTGATCGAGGTGTTGTGAACATTGTAGGCGATCTGGACTTGAACTTTTCACGAGAAAAGATGTTTGCGAAGGAAGCGAGGATGCTCATTTCTCGAGCGGGAGGACCAGGGAGATACGATATGAGCTATGAAAAGGGTGGTGTGGATTATCCGTATGGCTACGTCCGGTGGACAGAGGGCAGGAACATGGCCGAGTATCTCCGCCTTGTGAAAAACCTCCGGATTGATATGAGTCCGTATACGACTGATGTGGTTTGTCTGAAGGATCTGTCAGAAGCGTATAAAGAGATCCAGGAAAAACGCTCGTTTTCTTTAACGAAGCTGATTCAGTTTTAA
- a CDS encoding extracellular solute-binding protein → MVGKLTRDTFKERLEYMITTLRSEIVTGKYPVGDFLPSELAIGKRFQLSKNSVRKGLDELVKEGLIVKKSRVGTVVSSNVSSTCTTLRVGYYPSLVKEVNLFELVEAFKKKYPSIGVQLVALPYEKYAQVVVDYIENDMIDVITINHQHFVEMGTDIEKLELMERDESIYSFLNAPFSQLGGQLVQPLTFSPVILCYNRSIFAQHQIGEPDSSWQWEKVTKIAEDLEKRTNGELFGFYFHPMSVNRWPIFLMQSEISKKMADYFDQTSLLRAFEVGKIIFNERKVGMNLLSDSDSDAERLFKDEKVAMIMATYFSLNHFKDGDLDYDIAPLPYSDEAKTLLLIIGLAINKQSRNRHAARVFINYLKGEEVQRRIYNETLSIPVLKKVAEEEDREDMSLFHRPRRYHLFREIIPTYRLFNDLELSTQQMGQFKDRLRLYWSGLIRGEEFYHQIYRSAMHREEVDHVESSGYRKGS, encoded by the coding sequence ATGGTTGGAAAATTAACGAGAGATACCTTCAAGGAACGATTGGAGTATATGATAACGACGCTGAGAAGTGAAATCGTCACCGGAAAATATCCAGTAGGTGATTTCCTGCCTTCTGAGCTTGCAATCGGCAAACGATTTCAATTAAGCAAAAATTCCGTGCGCAAAGGATTAGACGAGCTTGTGAAGGAGGGCTTGATCGTAAAAAAGTCCAGGGTCGGTACGGTTGTTTCGTCCAACGTATCAAGCACCTGTACGACTCTGCGTGTCGGGTATTATCCATCTTTAGTGAAAGAAGTGAATTTGTTTGAGCTTGTGGAAGCGTTCAAGAAGAAATACCCTTCCATCGGTGTTCAATTGGTTGCATTACCCTATGAGAAGTATGCACAGGTCGTGGTTGATTATATCGAGAATGACATGATTGACGTTATTACGATCAACCATCAACATTTTGTCGAAATGGGGACGGACATTGAGAAATTAGAGCTTATGGAACGGGATGAGAGCATCTATTCGTTCCTTAATGCACCGTTCAGTCAGCTAGGCGGTCAGCTGGTCCAGCCGTTGACGTTCTCTCCAGTCATCCTCTGTTACAATCGTTCGATTTTCGCTCAGCATCAGATTGGTGAGCCAGACAGCAGCTGGCAATGGGAAAAGGTGACCAAAATCGCTGAGGATCTTGAAAAACGAACGAATGGTGAGCTTTTCGGCTTTTATTTTCATCCGATGTCTGTCAATCGTTGGCCGATCTTTCTCATGCAATCTGAAATTTCCAAGAAAATGGCTGACTACTTCGATCAAACGTCTTTGTTACGAGCATTTGAAGTCGGTAAGATAATTTTCAATGAGCGCAAAGTGGGTATGAATCTTCTTTCAGATAGTGACTCGGATGCAGAGCGGCTTTTTAAGGACGAGAAGGTTGCGATGATCATGGCGACCTATTTCAGCTTGAACCATTTCAAGGATGGGGATCTCGATTACGACATCGCTCCTTTACCGTACTCGGATGAGGCGAAAACGCTACTGCTTATCATCGGTCTTGCTATCAATAAGCAGTCAAGAAACCGGCATGCGGCCAGGGTGTTCATCAATTATTTGAAGGGTGAAGAAGTCCAACGGCGGATCTACAATGAGACGTTGAGCATCCCTGTGCTGAAGAAGGTGGCTGAAGAAGAGGACAGGGAGGATATGAGCTTATTCCATCGCCCGAGACGATACCACTTGTTCAGGGAAATCATTCCGACTTACCGATTGTTCAATGATTTGGAGCTGTCCACGCAACAAATGGGCCAATTCAAGGATCGACTGAGATTATATTGGTCGGGTCTAATCAGAGGAGAAGAGTTTTACCATCAGATTTACCGGAGTGCGATGCATAGAGAGGAGGTCGATCATGTTGAATCAAGTGGTTACCGCAAAGGATCGTAA
- a CDS encoding carbohydrate ABC transporter permease: MAIRSWPLYLFLTALSLMFLIPFVIMLLGSFQNIEQAIGSPSEWLDAEFTVQNFIYIFTNNDFARWIFNSIIITIVPVFSQMFFCAVLGYIFAKKEFPFKNVIFWGMMAVVMMPGQLLIIPRYIMFSEFQWINTYLPLIVPEIWGIMGVFFVRQYMMTLPKDLEEAAYIDGANDFTIFWRIMLPLCKPVIATVGTFSFITNWNDFFTPLIFMTESKMYPITVGLASMLSREGHFGIEMAGAVVSFIPTFLIFLFFQRYFVKGIALTGMK; encoded by the coding sequence ATGGCAATTCGCTCATGGCCGCTATACCTGTTTCTCACCGCACTCAGTCTAATGTTTTTGATCCCCTTCGTCATCATGTTGCTGGGATCATTCCAGAATATTGAACAGGCGATCGGAAGCCCATCGGAATGGTTGGATGCTGAGTTCACGGTCCAAAACTTCATTTATATCTTTACAAACAATGACTTTGCAAGATGGATCTTCAATTCAATCATCATTACGATTGTTCCGGTCTTTTCCCAGATGTTCTTTTGTGCAGTGCTTGGCTATATTTTCGCAAAAAAAGAATTCCCATTTAAGAATGTGATTTTCTGGGGGATGATGGCAGTCGTCATGATGCCAGGTCAGCTCCTCATCATTCCACGCTATATCATGTTCAGTGAATTTCAGTGGATCAATACGTATCTTCCGTTAATCGTTCCGGAAATCTGGGGAATCATGGGGGTCTTCTTCGTCAGGCAGTATATGATGACCCTTCCGAAGGATTTGGAGGAAGCGGCCTATATCGATGGAGCCAATGATTTCACGATCTTCTGGCGAATCATGCTCCCGTTGTGTAAGCCCGTGATTGCGACGGTCGGAACCTTCTCATTCATCACGAACTGGAACGATTTCTTTACACCGTTGATTTTCATGACGGAGTCGAAAATGTATCCCATCACGGTCGGACTCGCGTCGATGTTAAGTCGTGAAGGTCATTTTGGAATTGAGATGGCTGGTGCGGTCGTTTCTTTCATTCCGACGTTTTTGATTTTCTTATTCTTCCAGCGCTATTTTGTAAAAGGAATCGCACTGACAGGTATGAAATGA
- a CDS encoding carbohydrate ABC transporter permease has translation MKTEFNKNAIVYVFLIPILIHFFIFQLFPIGFSLVLTFMDWPVIGTPTFVGLENWKQFFQDKLAWKAIWVTIKFSVMYILPTMALGLVLALLIDSGRKASGIFKGIFFLPVVTSFVVISGIWAWLFKGTKEGFINGMFALIGLEPQLFLASSKQALWVLAALSIFKVCGSTMIYYFAGLQSIPGEYYEAARIDGANKWKTFWKITFPLLLPIHFYVGIITTIGSFQIFDSAYLLTGGGPNYATTTIVYYLYQEGFNSLRLGYASVLAYILFFIVFGLSLLQRKYLSKDVSYK, from the coding sequence ATGAAGACGGAATTCAATAAGAATGCCATCGTCTATGTGTTCTTGATTCCGATCCTGATCCACTTCTTCATCTTTCAATTGTTCCCGATCGGCTTCAGTCTTGTGCTGACTTTCATGGACTGGCCGGTCATCGGGACGCCGACCTTTGTCGGACTTGAAAACTGGAAGCAATTTTTTCAGGACAAACTTGCCTGGAAAGCGATCTGGGTCACGATCAAGTTTTCTGTCATGTACATCTTACCCACGATGGCACTGGGACTTGTACTTGCCCTCTTGATTGATTCCGGACGCAAAGCATCAGGGATTTTCAAAGGGATCTTCTTCCTGCCTGTCGTCACATCCTTTGTTGTCATTTCGGGAATCTGGGCATGGCTCTTCAAAGGGACGAAGGAAGGATTCATCAATGGGATGTTCGCGCTTATCGGACTTGAGCCGCAGCTCTTTTTGGCGAGCTCGAAGCAAGCGTTGTGGGTTCTTGCTGCTTTAAGTATCTTCAAGGTTTGTGGAAGTACGATGATCTATTACTTCGCTGGGCTTCAATCCATTCCCGGCGAATATTATGAAGCGGCTAGAATCGATGGGGCGAATAAATGGAAGACATTCTGGAAAATCACGTTTCCTTTATTGCTGCCGATCCATTTCTATGTCGGCATTATTACGACGATTGGATCATTCCAAATCTTTGATTCAGCGTATCTGTTGACCGGTGGTGGTCCGAACTATGCGACGACGACCATCGTGTACTATCTCTATCAAGAAGGATTCAATTCGTTACGTCTCGGATATGCAAGTGTTCTAGCGTATATTTTGTTCTTCATCGTTTTCGGATTATCGCTCTTGCAACGAAAGTATTTAAGTAAAGATGTCAGCTATAAGTAA